Below is a window of Ktedonobacteraceae bacterium DNA.
GGGAGCGACGGCCTTTTGTCGCATCCGCGGTTATTTGTCGACGTTGCGCAAGCAGGGCGTGGATCTGCTTTCTGCTTTGGAGGCCACGTTGCGCGGTCATCCTGTCCTTCCTTCATTTCAGACTACCTGAGTAGTTACGAAAACTTACTTTACCAAAACCAAATAAACGATGTAGAGACCTAACGAATTGCATCTCTACATCGCTTTTCAGGCAGAATACTACCCATTGAGTGAGCAAACCCAATCACGCCGTCCTGATGTTCCTCGCCTCCTCAAGCCCTAACATCTTGATAGCGTTCTCGCGCAGGACAAATTTCTGCACTTTGCCGCTGCCCGTCATGGGATAGGACGTGACGAACTGGAAGTAGCGCGGAATCTTCTGGCTGCTGATGCGGCCCTTGCAGTACTCACGCAATTCTTCCTCAGTGAGCTCCACACCCTCTCGAGGAAGCACCACGGCCAGCAGTTCTTCACCATAGAATTTGTCGGGAACGCCCAGCACCTGCACATCGGCTATCTTAGGATGGCGAATGAGGAATTCTTCAATCTCGCGCGGGAAGATATTCTCGCCGCCGCGGATCACCATTTCTTTGAGGCGGCCCACAATGTTGACATAGCCGCGCGCATCCATTGTTGCCAGGTCGCCGGTATGCAGCCAGCCATCAGCGTCAATAACCTCGGCAGTTTTCTCCGGCATATTGTAGTAGCCCTGCATCACCAGGTAGCCACGGCAGCAAATCTCGCCGCGCTCGCCGCATGGAACGACCTGCCCCGTCGCCGGATCAATGATCTTGACATCGACATACGGCTGCGGCACGCCTACCGTCGCCGCCTTGAGTTCGAATGGGTCTTCCGGGAAGGTCAGGGTGAAGCCGCCGGTGCTTTCGGTCTGACCGAAGGTAATCGCTACATCCGCCCCCATACGCTCTTTTACTGCCTCCATCAAGGCGACTGGTACGGGAGCGCCTCCACAGAGTATCATTTTCAGTGACGAGAGATCGTACTTATCAAAGTCGGGATGCTGCAACATGGCAAGAAACATCGTAGGAACGCCGCCGGTATAGGTGCATCGTTCGCTACTGATGATCTGCAGGGCTTTCAGGGGATCGAAAGCGATCAGCGGATAGATGGTGCCACCCTGACTGAGCGCGGCTACCACGAAACCCACACAGCCGAAAACATGGAAGAAAGGAACGATGACGCAGCCGCGCAGGTCCTGGTCAAACCCCAGACGCTTGCCACCGATCCAGCCAATGTTGATGACCGCGAGGTGTGAGAGGACGGCCCCCTTGGGAAAGCCGGTCGTGCCGGATGTATAGAGAATCATCACCGGGTCGTCAGGTGTAACGCTCGCCTGCCGCTCCTTGAGGGCCTCGGCGCTGATCTGGGCGCTACCGGCGACCATCTCGCGGAACATCGTGGGCCGCCATTCCTGTTGCTCTAACAATCCCTGCGGTGGAGCACCGAGTAAGCTGACGTAACGCAGGTTGGGTAAACGCTCGCCCGTTACTTCGCCATTCTTCGTGCCGGGAGTCGTCAGAGAGCGTATCGTCGCCAGGCAATCGTGGTCGCGTATCTGCGCCATGAAGAACAATGCGGCAACGTCGCCCTGCTTCAGAATATACTCCAATTCGGCCCCGCGCAGCAGGGGATTGATTGTTACCAATACCAGGCCGATTTTAGCGGCGGCCAGCTGGATGAGCGGCCATTCCGGCAGATTAGCAGCCCAGATGGCGATATGCTCGCCCTTGTTCAAGCCAAGCGCCATCAGGCCGCGGGCCACGGCATTGACGCGCTCGCGATACTCGACATAGCTCCAGCGAATATCGAGCGCCCCGCCAAACTCTGGATAGCCGGAATAGACCAGCGCTTCCTTGGTGGGATATTCTTGAGCGCGCAGGTCTAAAAGATCGCCAATAGTGATTTCAAGCAGTGATTCGCCGTCAGTTTCAGCCTGCCAGTACGACAGGCCATCATTGGTCATGCCCATGATCGCATTTCCTCCTCCTGGGCAGCAGGTGAAAGCATCTATACAGACGGTTCAGTTAAGGATATAACTCAGTATAGCACGTCAACAATTTAGCGTATATGTTTTCTTGTACGGCAAATCTTTATACAGAGATCATAGTGAGACTTTGGACACCGGAAACTGGGCAAACTACTCACCTTTAGGACTACACTCTCCCAATTTGAGGCAATACGACATGAAGACGAAAATGGCAACGAGTATTGGAGCGCTAAGGTTTATTCCTTCTGATCATTTCAATTCAGGAAGGCAGCCATAAAAAGATCAAGGGCTACACCTTCACATACACATGCGTTGTCGCATCATAGCGATACGCCGGATTCCCCTTATGAAATATCAGGTTGCCGTTGTTGTCGAGCGTGAGCCAGAGCAGAACCTGGGTACCGGCGGGGAGATGTAAGGGATAGCCCCAGTGATCAAGCGCGCCGGGTCCGGTGACTCCAAACAGCCAGGCGCCATTATCATCGATAATTGTGTTGGGGAGCAACTGGCTGCAGGAGAGTGAGTTATCATCATGGGTATTGTCTACCTGTAGATCACAGGCACGTAGCGACATTCCATTGAACGAAGCGGTAGGATCGGCATAGGGATAGTTCGGGAAACCAGGCACGACCTTGCGCGCAAGCGTGGCCTGCGCCCATACCCAGGAACCAACTTTAACCGGCAGAGATGTTTGCACAAGCAGGTGAATCTTCACGCCCGGAGCAACACGCACAGTGAGCCAGCAGCCGCCGGAACAATCGATGCCGATATTTTGCTGCTGCGCGACATTGATTAAGGGCGTCGGTAATGGCTGCTGAGGAGCGGTTGGATTGATCTGCACAACTACGCCGCCCAGCGCTACCAGTGGATATTGCGGGGGCAGGGCCAGCACCATACCGGGTTGTAGGGCGTGACAATTTTGACCAAGTACAGCATTCAGAGCTTTGACGGTATTTGGATTGGCATCACTGAAGATCTCGCTTGCATCTGCCATGCGCATTTGCACAGTGAGTATTTCATCGCAGGAATCACCTGCCTGGACAGTATAGAGAATGGAACCTGCTTGCGGCAGCACCGGGGAAAATGGGGGCA
It encodes the following:
- a CDS encoding AMP-binding protein — its product is MGMTNDGLSYWQAETDGESLLEITIGDLLDLRAQEYPTKEALVYSGYPEFGGALDIRWSYVEYRERVNAVARGLMALGLNKGEHIAIWAANLPEWPLIQLAAAKIGLVLVTINPLLRGAELEYILKQGDVAALFFMAQIRDHDCLATIRSLTTPGTKNGEVTGERLPNLRYVSLLGAPPQGLLEQQEWRPTMFREMVAGSAQISAEALKERQASVTPDDPVMILYTSGTTGFPKGAVLSHLAVINIGWIGGKRLGFDQDLRGCVIVPFFHVFGCVGFVVAALSQGGTIYPLIAFDPLKALQIISSERCTYTGGVPTMFLAMLQHPDFDKYDLSSLKMILCGGAPVPVALMEAVKERMGADVAITFGQTESTGGFTLTFPEDPFELKAATVGVPQPYVDVKIIDPATGQVVPCGERGEICCRGYLVMQGYYNMPEKTAEVIDADGWLHTGDLATMDARGYVNIVGRLKEMVIRGGENIFPREIEEFLIRHPKIADVQVLGVPDKFYGEELLAVVLPREGVELTEEELREYCKGRISSQKIPRYFQFVTSYPMTGSGKVQKFVLRENAIKMLGLEEARNIRTA